From the genome of Rhizobium oryzihabitans:
CTCGCAGTTCTTCATCTGCTTCACCGATTCGCCCTGGCTCAACAAACAGTACACCGTCTGGGGCCAGGTCATCGAAGGCATGGAAGCCATCGACAAGGTCAAGCGCGGCGAGCCGGTGAAGGACCCCGATTCGATCGTTTCCATCAAGCTCGCTTCTGCGGCCTGATCATCGGAAATTGCAGTTCGACCCGTCTCGCAGTTTATGCGGGGCGGGTTTTGATGTTTATTGACGGTACATGATGCAGGCGGCGGGGCGACAGGTTTGGAGCCTGCCATCCGTCGCGTCGTTCTCTTCTTCCCTCATTCCTGTGCTTGTCACAGGAATCCAGCCAGTCCAAGTCATTGGGCTGAAAGGACTCTTCTCGTCGCGCAGACGCGCGTCGACTGGATTCCTGTGACAAGCACAGGAATGAGGGGGCGGATGCGTCGGGATGCAAAACACCGTGCCGTGTCATCGAATTTCTGGAAGCCCTTGCAATGCGTGTAGACCTGTTCGATTTCGATCTGCCCGAGGAGAATATCGCCCTTCGACCGGCGAACCCGCGCGATAGTGCGCGCCTGCTGGTGGTCGATCCGAATGAAAACCGCATGGAGGACCACCGCGTCTTCGATCTGCCGTCCTTCCTGAAGCCCGGCGATGCGCTTGTCTTCAACGACACCCGCGTCATTCCCGCCCAACTTGAAGGTGTCAGGCTGCGTGAAGGTGCGCCGGAGACGGCGGTTTCGGCCACGCTGCACATGCGCGCCGATCAATCCCGCTGGAAGGCCTTCGCGCGTCCCGGCAAGCGCATCAAGCAGGGCGACCGCATCCGTTTCGGTTACGAGCGCGACAATGCCTGCGGCCTTGCCCATCTGGAAGCCACCGTCGAGGAGAAGGGCGAGGAGGGCGAGATCACGCTGCTGTTCGACGTCTCCGGCCCGGTGCTGGACGAGGCGATCGCCTCCGTCGGCCATATTCCCCTGCCGCCCTATATCGCCGCCAAGCGGCCGGAAGATGCGCAGGACCAGACCGATTACCAGACAATTTATGCCCGCGAAAAGGGCGCCGTTGCCGCACCCACTGCCGGCCTGCATTTCACGCCCGATCTGTTTGCGGCGCTGGACGAAGCCGGCATCGAGCGGCATTTCGTGACGCTTCACGTTGGGGCAGGCACCTTCCTTCCGGTGAAGTCCGACGATACTGACGGTCACAAGATGCATTTCGAGATCGGCCATGTGTCGCAGGAAACCGCCGACCGGCTGAATGCGGTAAAGGCGCGCGGCGGACGCATCGTCTGCGTAGGCACGACATCGCTGCGCCTGATCGAAAGTGCGGCCGATGAGAATGGTGTTATCCATCCATGGTCCGATGCCACCGGGATTTTCATCACGCCGGGATACTGCTTCCGCGCGGTCGATATTCTGATGACGAATTTCCACCTGCCGAAATCGACGCTGTTCATGCTCGTTTCGGCTTTCTGCGGTCTCGAAACGATGCGTGACGCTTATAAGCACGCCATCGAAACCGGATACCGTTTTTATTCCTATGGCGATTCCAGCCTGTTGTTCCGGAAGAACTGATGCACGAGAAATTCACCTTCACCCTGAAAGCCACGAGTGGCGGCGCACGTCTTGGCGAAGTTGCCATGCCGCGCGGCGTCATCCGCACGCCCGCCTTCATGCCGGTTGGCACGGTTGGTACCGTCAAGGCCATGTATCTCGATCAGGTGCGCGAGCTGGGGGCCGATATCATTCTCGGCAATACCTATCACCTGATGCTGCGGCCCGGCCCGGAGCGCGTGGCAAGGCTTGGCGGCCTGCATGAGCTTATCCGCTGGCCGCATCCGATCCTCACCGATAGCGGCGGTTTTCAGGTCATGTCGCTTTCCGGCCTGCGCAAGCTGGATGAGCAGGGCGTAACCTTCAAGAGCCATGTGGACGGTTCGCTGCACCACATGTCGCCGGAACGCTCGATCGAAATCCAGGGCATGCTCGATTCTGATATCCAGATGCAGCTAGATGAATGCATTGCGCTACCGGCCGAGCGCAAGGAAATCGAGCGCGCCATGGAAATGTCGCTGCGCTGGGCGGAGCGCTGCCGTGTCGCGTTCGGAGAACAGCCGGGCAAGGCCATGTTCGGCATCGTGCAGGGCGGCGACCAGCCGGATCTGCGCATCCGCTCCGCCGAAGGGCTGAAAGAGCTTGATCTGAAGGGCTATGCGGTCGGCGGTCTTGCCGTCGGAGAGCCGCAGGATGTGATGCTCGGCATGCTCGATATCACCCTGCCGGTGCTGCCCACCGAGAAACCGCGTTACCTGATGGGCGTCGGTACGCCTGACGATATCCTGAAGTCGGTAGCGCGCGGCATCGACATGTTCGACTGCGTGATGCCGACCCGTTCCGGCCGTCACGGGCTTGCCTTTACCCGCCGTGGCAGGGTCAATATCCGCAATGCCCGCCACGCCGAGGATAAGCGGCCGCTGGACGAGCAGTCCAACTGCCCGGCCTCGCGCGATTATTCCCGGGCCTATCTGCATCATCTGACGCGCTCCAACGAGGCGCTGGGCGGCATGCTGCTCTCCTGGCACAATCTTGCCTATTATCAGGAGCTGATGCAGGGTATCCGCAAGTCGATCGAGGAAGGCCGTTTCGCCGATTTTTATGCGGAAACCATAGAGATGTGGGCGCGGGGCGATATAGACCCGGTCTGACGTTTCCCGACCTTTCTCCTGTTTCGGACGCTTTCATTGGCACATGCGCCTTACGTTCTTTTCCGGGATGACACGACCGGCACGGTGACAGCCTTCACCGAGCCGGAGGAGATCATCGTCGCGGACGAGCCTGAGGCATTTTTCGCGGCGCTGAAGCGTATGGAACAGCTGCGTCGCGACGGGAAATATCTTGCCGGCTATATGTCTTACGAGGCGGGTTTCCTGTTCGAGCCGAAGCTTGCGCCTCTTGCGGCCGAGCCCCGCAATGTGCCGTTCTTGCGATTCGGCGTCTTTTCCGGCCCGCAGCCGGATGAGGGTCGGTTCGCGCGGCCTACAGACCTGCCGGATGCAGATGCCTTTCTGTCCGATCCTGTGCCCGCATGGAGCCTTGAAGATTATTGCCAGCGCTTCGAGCGGCTGCACGGGCATCTACGCCGGGGCGACTGTTATCAGGGCAATCTGACCATGCCGGTCCATGCCCGCTGGAGCGGCGATCCGCTGACGGCCTTCTGGTCATTGGTCGAGCGCCAGCCGGTCAGATATGGCGCGCTGGTCGATCTCGGCGGACCTGTCATCCTGTCACGCTCACCGGAGCTGTTTTTCGCGGTTGATGCCCAAGGTTTCATCGAGACCCATCCGATGAAGGGTACGACGCCGCGTGGCGCGAATGCGCAAGAGGACCGGGCGATCATCGCGGCGATGCTTGAGGATGAAAAGACGCTCGCCGAAAACCGCATGATCGTCGATCTCCTGCGCAACGATATTTCCCGCATCACCGAGGTCGGCAGCCTCGATGTGCCGCGACTGTTCGATATTGAGACCTATCCCACCGTGCACCAGATGGTCAGCCATGTGCGGGCGAAGCTTTTGCCCGGTGTGACGGTGGAGGATATTTTTGCGGCGCTGTTTCCCTGCGGCTCGGTGACCGGCGCACCGAAAATGTGGGCGATGAAGATCCTGCGCGAACTGGAGCAGACGCCGCGCGACGCCTATTGCGGTGCGATCGGCTTCATGTCTCCACATGGTGAGATGCGGTTCTCCGTGGCGATCCGCACGCTCAGCCTGTTTGATGATGGCCGCGCGGTCTTCAACGTTGGCGGTGGTATCATTTTCGATTCCGTGGCCGAGGCGGAATATGAT
Proteins encoded in this window:
- the queA gene encoding tRNA preQ1(34) S-adenosylmethionine ribosyltransferase-isomerase QueA is translated as MRVDLFDFDLPEENIALRPANPRDSARLLVVDPNENRMEDHRVFDLPSFLKPGDALVFNDTRVIPAQLEGVRLREGAPETAVSATLHMRADQSRWKAFARPGKRIKQGDRIRFGYERDNACGLAHLEATVEEKGEEGEITLLFDVSGPVLDEAIASVGHIPLPPYIAAKRPEDAQDQTDYQTIYAREKGAVAAPTAGLHFTPDLFAALDEAGIERHFVTLHVGAGTFLPVKSDDTDGHKMHFEIGHVSQETADRLNAVKARGGRIVCVGTTSLRLIESAADENGVIHPWSDATGIFITPGYCFRAVDILMTNFHLPKSTLFMLVSAFCGLETMRDAYKHAIETGYRFYSYGDSSLLFRKN
- the tgt gene encoding tRNA guanosine(34) transglycosylase Tgt, with the translated sequence MHEKFTFTLKATSGGARLGEVAMPRGVIRTPAFMPVGTVGTVKAMYLDQVRELGADIILGNTYHLMLRPGPERVARLGGLHELIRWPHPILTDSGGFQVMSLSGLRKLDEQGVTFKSHVDGSLHHMSPERSIEIQGMLDSDIQMQLDECIALPAERKEIERAMEMSLRWAERCRVAFGEQPGKAMFGIVQGGDQPDLRIRSAEGLKELDLKGYAVGGLAVGEPQDVMLGMLDITLPVLPTEKPRYLMGVGTPDDILKSVARGIDMFDCVMPTRSGRHGLAFTRRGRVNIRNARHAEDKRPLDEQSNCPASRDYSRAYLHHLTRSNEALGGMLLSWHNLAYYQELMQGIRKSIEEGRFADFYAETIEMWARGDIDPV
- a CDS encoding aminodeoxychorismate synthase component I, with amino-acid sequence MAHAPYVLFRDDTTGTVTAFTEPEEIIVADEPEAFFAALKRMEQLRRDGKYLAGYMSYEAGFLFEPKLAPLAAEPRNVPFLRFGVFSGPQPDEGRFARPTDLPDADAFLSDPVPAWSLEDYCQRFERLHGHLRRGDCYQGNLTMPVHARWSGDPLTAFWSLVERQPVRYGALVDLGGPVILSRSPELFFAVDAQGFIETHPMKGTTPRGANAQEDRAIIAAMLEDEKTLAENRMIVDLLRNDISRITEVGSLDVPRLFDIETYPTVHQMVSHVRAKLLPGVTVEDIFAALFPCGSVTGAPKMWAMKILRELEQTPRDAYCGAIGFMSPHGEMRFSVAIRTLSLFDDGRAVFNVGGGIIFDSVAEAEYDECLLKSKFAVGDRLLRE